In one Gopherus evgoodei ecotype Sinaloan lineage chromosome 1, rGopEvg1_v1.p, whole genome shotgun sequence genomic region, the following are encoded:
- the KCTD17 gene encoding BTB/POZ domain-containing protein KCTD17 isoform X7, translating to MAEEGVLEEAEFYNIGPLIRIIKDRLEEKNYTVTQVPPKHVYRVLQCQEEELTQMVSTMSDGWRFEQLVNIGSSYNYGNEDQTEFLCVVSKELYNSPNGLSSEPSRKAKQINLLRILPILSPVQIPSPAPSHPWGSCHLSPTSSLPHNSFPKNPSLHSPLPSLSLLMHLGSCLPSHLPLLESCVLPAQDPVSSCSSLFLLCRYGTCLHSQT from the exons ATGGCTGAGGAGG GGGTTCTAGAAGAAGCTGAATTCTATAACATCGGCCCTTTAATCCGAATAATCAAGGACAGACTGGAGGAGAAGAACTACACCGTAACACAG GTGCCTCCGAAGCATGTGTACCGGGTGCTGCAGTGCCAGGAAGAAGAGCTCACTCAGATGGTTTCCACTATGTCAGATGGATGGCGCTTTGAACAG CTGGTGAATATCGGGTCATCCTATAACTATGGGAATGAGGACCAGACAGAGTTCCTGTGCGTAGTCTCCAAAGAGCTGTACAACTCACCCAATGGTCTGAGCTCTGAGCCTAGCCGCAAAGCCAAG caaattaATCTACTCAGAATTCTGCCAATTCTTTCTCCTGTCCAGATTCCCTCTCCTGCTCCTTCCCACCCGTGGGGTTCTTGTCacctctctcctacttcctcccttccacacaattctttccccaagaatccctccctccactcccctctTCCCTCACTCTCTCTCCTCATGCACCTAggttcctgcctcccctcccaccttccacTCCTGGAGTCCTGTGTGCTCCCTGCTCAGGATCCTGTCTCCTCCTGCTCCTCACTCTTCCTCCTCTGCAGGTATGGTACCTGTCTGCACTCTCAGACGTGA
- the KCTD17 gene encoding BTB/POZ domain-containing protein KCTD17 isoform X6, protein MDGAHRARGVLEEAEFYNIGPLIRIIKDRLEEKNYTVTQVPPKHVYRVLQCQEEELTQMVSTMSDGWRFEQLVNIGSSYNYGNEDQTEFLCVVSKELYNSPNGLSSEPSRKAKQINLLRILPILSPVQIPSPAPSHPWGSCHLSPTSSLPHNSFPKNPSLHSPLPSLSLLMHLGSCLPSHLPLLESCVLPAQDPVSSCSSLFLLCRYGTCLHSQT, encoded by the exons GGGTTCTAGAAGAAGCTGAATTCTATAACATCGGCCCTTTAATCCGAATAATCAAGGACAGACTGGAGGAGAAGAACTACACCGTAACACAG GTGCCTCCGAAGCATGTGTACCGGGTGCTGCAGTGCCAGGAAGAAGAGCTCACTCAGATGGTTTCCACTATGTCAGATGGATGGCGCTTTGAACAG CTGGTGAATATCGGGTCATCCTATAACTATGGGAATGAGGACCAGACAGAGTTCCTGTGCGTAGTCTCCAAAGAGCTGTACAACTCACCCAATGGTCTGAGCTCTGAGCCTAGCCGCAAAGCCAAG caaattaATCTACTCAGAATTCTGCCAATTCTTTCTCCTGTCCAGATTCCCTCTCCTGCTCCTTCCCACCCGTGGGGTTCTTGTCacctctctcctacttcctcccttccacacaattctttccccaagaatccctccctccactcccctctTCCCTCACTCTCTCTCCTCATGCACCTAggttcctgcctcccctcccaccttccacTCCTGGAGTCCTGTGTGCTCCCTGCTCAGGATCCTGTCTCCTCCTGCTCCTCACTCTTCCTCCTCTGCAGGTATGGTACCTGTCTGCACTCTCAGACGTGA